In Papaver somniferum cultivar HN1 chromosome 1, ASM357369v1, whole genome shotgun sequence, a genomic segment contains:
- the LOC113330604 gene encoding uncharacterized protein LOC113330604: protein MKQNLEKKTSKESTWMSTPPPPPPPPPVLRYYCWRTPASSTWSATNEEIARFWRQKKINEEDHFLAAIKAAARIRARNLNEEDYRKFEESLNEEEHDEENKMKENNNKMEDDSMNKEIRVGIKDWWTKSKYAYLNQPAEESMKKPKKVSTYVPNNLVFYKPLQTQPLVASFGIY, encoded by the exons ATGAAGCAAAATCTTGAGAAGAAAACTAGCAAAGAGAGCACATGGATGAgtacaccaccaccacctcctccaccaccaccagtgcTAAGATACTACTGCTGGCGGACACCAGCATCTAGTACTTGGAGTGCCACGAACGAGGAGATTGCACGGTTTTGGAGGCAGAAGAAAATAAACGAGGAAGATCACTTCCTCGCTGCTATCAAAGCTGCTGCTCGTATTAGAGCTCGTAATCTGAAT GAAGAAGACTACAGAAAGTTTGAAGAGTCATTAAATGAGGAAGAGCACGACGAAGAAAACAAGatgaaagaaaacaacaacaaaatggaGGACGATTCAATGAACAAAGAGATACGCGTTGGAATAAAGGACTG GTGGACAAAGAGTAAGTATGCTTATCTGAACCAACCAGCAGAGGAATCCATGAAAAAGCCGAAGAAAGTCTCAACTTATGTACCAAACAATTTGGTCTTCTATAAACCCCTTCAAACTCAACCTCTAGTTGCTTCCTTTGGCATATACTAG
- the LOC113330612 gene encoding uncharacterized protein LOC113330612, producing the protein MASVYSCAECNRNLNLQTINLFPSDFYFEAGNKGTLSFAVIDESKLKLEKEDKIRPFFETVNYWGIQRKRIKMKCKNCRYLLGYVYDDGPPLTNSTGQFHMGPSQVIARDPRFRFKTKALKITTET; encoded by the coding sequence ATGGCTTCTGTTTACAGTTGTGCTGAATGCAATAGAAACTTGAATTTACAAACAATCAATCTTTTTCCATCTGATTTCTATTTCGAGGCAGGTAACAAAGGAACTTTATCATTCGCAGTGATTGATGAATCAAAACTGAAGCTAGAAAAAGAAGACAAAATCAGACCCTTTTTTGAGACTGTTAATTACTGGGGAATTCAGAGGAAGAGAATCAAGATGAAGTGCAAAAACTGTAGATATCTACTTGGGTATGTTTATGATGATGGACCTCCACTTACAAACAGTACTGGACAGTTTCATATGGGACCTAGCCAGGTTATTGCAAGGGATCCAAGGTTTAGATTCAAGACCAAAGCTCTCAAGATTACAACTGAAACTtag
- the LOC113330595 gene encoding uncharacterized protein LOC113330595, with the protein MAMMNKCRKLIQISVKTPSNNIINKNGMSFNFQERFLHEGPDTVEELLDRHVVKKVKNNYASDDELESISRQRVTSMKREALSLYRDIIRATRFFAWVDKKGVLWRDVLRENARKEFEESRFENDPEIITKLLIGGRDAVESALEKLAEKQRQEVLKQEQNQNNYNNRDR; encoded by the coding sequence ATGGCGATGatgaacaaatgcagaaaactaatccaaatctctGTAAAAACTCCCAgcaacaacatcatcaacaaaaacgGTATGTCCTTCAATTTTCAGGAAAGATTCCTACACGAAGGTCCAGATACAGTAGAAGAGTTATTAGATAGACATGTAGTAAAGAAAGTGAAAAACAATTATGCTAGTGATGATGAACTAGAATCTATATCAAGACAACGTGTTACAAGTATGAAAAGAGAGGCTCTAAGTTTATACAGAGATATTATCAGAGCAACAAGATTTTTCGCTTGGGTTGATAAGAAAGGTGTATTATGGAGAGATGTACTTAGAGAAAATGCTAGAAAAGAATTTGAAGAATCTCGTTTTGAAAATGATCCTGAAATTATTACTAAGTTGTTGATTGGTGGTCGAGATGCTGTTGAATCTGCTCTTGAGAAGCTTGCTGAGAAACAAAGACAAGAGGTTTTGAAGCAGGAACAAAATCAGAATAATTATAATAATCGTGATAGATAA